Proteins encoded in a region of the Triticum dicoccoides isolate Atlit2015 ecotype Zavitan chromosome 3A, WEW_v2.0, whole genome shotgun sequence genome:
- the LOC119268598 gene encoding pentatricopeptide repeat-containing protein At1g08070, chloroplastic-like, translating into MEARLLKTRPLHAIFSDATISRAARNLFDAVPRPIQALCSTFLSALSRSSSHQELLQAFSSIHRKGADVPSGCIPLVFKSCALTASSCQGRQVHSHALVRGLLRDVFVLTALVDFYAKNGDMESAVSVFEEMPVKDPIPINCLITGYSKSGDVDKARKLFDGMERRTSASWNSMIACYAHGGEFREALTLFDRMLSEGARPNAITITSVFSICAKSGDLDTGKRVRALIGEEELQNVIVHTALMEMYVKCHAIDDARREFDWMSQRDVVAWSTMIAGYAQNGRPLESLELFERMKETDCRPNEVTLVGVLSACAQLGSDELVEQIGNYAENQRLPLTSYLGSALIDMYTRCGHVGRAWSVFSRMEQKGVITWNSMIRGLAMNGFAEDAISLYEKMVENGVQPNEITFVALLAACTHAGLVDQGMAFFEEMKREHHVSPQVEHCACIVDLLCKSGKLWEAYKFICDMEVKPNAVIWTTLLSSCRVHADVELAKLAASKLLEMEPDNSSIYVLLSNIYADAGLWGDVREIRDLMRSKNVQKLSAYSWIKLDGEVHKFLVQDTYHPRSAEIYDVVHGLGLLLDRADSDPDLLVSEFC; encoded by the coding sequence ATGGAGGCCCGCCTCCTCAAGACCCGACCGCTCCACGCCATCTTCTCAGACGCCACCATCTCCCGCGCCGCACGCAACCTGTTCGACGCGGTGCCGCGCCCGATCCAGGCGCTCTGCAGCACCTTCCTCTCCGCGCTCTCCAGGAGCTCCTCCCACCAGGAGCTCCTCCAAGCCTTCTCGTCGATTCATCGCAAGGGCGCTGACGTCCCGTCCGGCTGCATCCCCCTTGTTTTCAAGTCGTGCGCGCTCACCGCATCGTCCTGCCAGGGCAGGCAGGTGCACTCCCATGCTCTTGTCCGTGGGCTGCTTAGGGATGTCTTTGTGCTGACAGCTCTGGTGGATTTCTATGCCAAGAACGGAGACATGGAGTCCGCTGTCAGTGTCTTTGAAGAGATGCCGGTCAAGGATCCGATACCGATAAACTGTTTGATCACCGGATATTCAAAGTCTGGTGATGTGGATAAGGCCAGGAAGCTATTTGACGGTATGGAGAGGCGGACATCCGCTTCGTGGAATTCAATGATCGCCTGTTATGCTCATGGTGGGGAATTCCGGGAAGCATTGACGTTGTTTGATCGGATGCTGAGTGAGGGTGCAAGACCAAACGCTATCACCATTACATCGGTATTTTCGATATGCGCCAAGTCTGGTGATCTTGATACTGGCAAGCGCGTAAGGGCTCTGATCGGTGAGGAGGAATTGCAGAACGTGATAGTGCACACTGCTTTGATGGAAATGTATGTAAAGTGTCATGCTatcgacgatgcacgtcgggagttTGACTGGATGTCGCAGAGAGATGTCGTGGCATGGAGCACCATGATTGCAGGTTATGCGCAGAATGGCAGGCCACTCGAATCTCTAGAACTGTTTGAGAGGATGAAGGAAACCGATTGCAGACCAAATGAAGTGACACTTGTTGGTGTGCTATCCGCGTGTGCGCAGTTGGGTTCTGATGAATTGGTTGAGCAGATTGGGAACTATGCTGAGAACCAGAGGTTACCACTTACGAGTTACCTAGGATCTGCCCTAATTGACATGTACACCAGGTGCGGGCATGTTGGAAGAGCCTGGAGTGTCTTCAGCCGGATGGAACAAAAGGGGGTTATCACTTGGAACTCCATGATCAGAGGCCTAGCAATGAATGGCTTTGCAGAAGATGCAATCAGCTTGTATGAAAAAATGGTGGAAAACGGGGTCCAGCCCAACGAGATCACCTTCGTTGCGCTGCTAGCAGCGTGCACGCATGCTGGTTTGGTAGACCAAGGTATGGCATTCTTCGAAGAGATGAAGAGAGAACACCATGTTTCCCCTCAAGTGGAGCACTGCGCATGCATAGTGGACCTCCTGTGCAAATCCGGCAAACTGTGGGAGGCGTACAAGTTTATCTGCGACATGGAAGTCAAACCAAACGCGGTGATCTGGACCACACTGCTCAGCTCCTGCAGAGTCCATGCCGATGTCGAGCTCGCCAAGCTTGCCGCGAGCAAGCTCCTGGAAATGGAGCCCGACAACTCCTCAATCTACGTCCTCCTGTCCAATATATATGCCGATGCCGGCCTCTGGGGCGATGTGAGGGAGATCAGGGACCTGATGAGGAGTAAGAACGTGCAGAAGCTGTCTGCCTACAGTTGGATAAAGCTGGATGGTGAGGTGCACAAGTTCCTGGTGCAAGACACATACCACCCGAGATCAGCTGAGATTTATGACGTCGTCCACGGCTTGGGGTTGCTCTTGGACCGAGCCGACTCTGATCCCGACCTGCTAGTTTCAGAGTTCTGTTGA
- the LOC119268599 gene encoding uncharacterized protein LOC119268599, whose amino-acid sequence MEKQADKAAAPADDGIHEELPASAQNGRPGSEPAAAPEVEVQLFRRGRGPVAVFRSPLGGYTQDQLEVGDILEKHGLKCVFAFDAASRARGVAIRFNPRNGRSLLPYAADSTIFLDGEPKDPLLKPITKVMLTVCAMTVVVAVLLKEGKMPEWLKGTKLGNLKFPPWVLACMVIVFMRLRKRTRDVMKKIGWSS is encoded by the exons ATGGAGAAGCAAGCCGACAAGGCCGCGGCGCCGGCCGACGACGGCATCCACGAGGAGTTGCCGGCCTCCGCCCAGAACGGGAGGCCCGGATCTGAGCCGGCGGCCGCACCCGAGGTGGAGGTGCAGCTCTTCCGGCGGGGCCGGGGGCCGGTGGCCGTGTTCCGGTCGCCCCTGGGCGGGTACACGCAGGACCAGCTGGAGGTGGGGGACATCCTGGAGAAGCACGGCCTCAAGTGCGTCTTCGCCTTCGACGCCGCCTCCCGCGCGCGCGGCGTCGCCATCCGATTCAACCCCCGCAACGGCCGCTCCCTCCTCCCCTACGCCGCCGACTCCACCATCTTCCTTGACGGCGAGCCCAAG GATCCTTTGCTGAAGCCCATCACGAAGGTGATGCTCACTGTCTGCGCCATGACAGTGGTAGTTGCGGTGTTACTGAAGGAGGGGAAGATGCCCGAGTGGCTTAAGGGAACTAAGCTGGGCAACCTGAAATTCCCACCGTGGGTGCTGGCTTGCATGGTCATTGTCTTCATGAGGCTCCGGAAGAGAACCAGGGATGTCATGAAGAAGATTGGCTGGTCCTCGTGA